Within Kineothrix sp. MB12-C1, the genomic segment ATATGTTTATTTACATTTTTTATATCAGAAAAAAAACAATCATCGTAAAAAATAATATCGTCAACATAAAGTTTTGTTTCTAAATATACCATTTCATCAACAATACTCTTTACACTTCTTTTTCTGAAATTTTTATATTTCATATTACCTGAAACACAATATTTACACTTATATAAACATCCTCTTGATGTTATCATTGATGCTGTAATTTTATCAGAATCTTCTTTACACCTTCTTCTTGAAATAATATTTTCAGCAAGTGATACTCTCTCTGGAAATGCTAAGCTATCAATATTTTCAATTTCATTGAAATATATATTTTCTTTTGTCGTAATTTTATTGGATACCGTAATACTTCTCCCACTTTTCAAATTACAAATTGCTTCAACAATCGCTTCTTCCCCATCACCTTTAATTATGTTATTGAGTCCTAAATACTCAAAAAAGAACCACTCCTGATTATCAATTGACGCAAGCGGTCCTCCTGCAAATATCCGATCAATATCGAAATTATCTTTACAACAATCAGTGATAATTTTTAGTGCTTTTATTTGTGTTGTTATGCATGGTCCAATTCCTACAAGAAGTGGCATATATTCTTTTAGTTCTTTATTTAATTCGGTTTTTAATTTTTTCAAGTCTTCTTCAAAAAATGAGGATATTATTTTTGTACAATCAATTACTTTACAAATATATCCATTTTTCTGCGCTGCAGAAATAATATATCCTAAACCTAGCGGAAATATTGATCCGCTACCACTTCTTTGATGAAACGGTGGATTAATCAGTAATAAATCTATTTTTTCCATTTTTTATTTTCCTTCGTAATTATATGCTTGTGTGTAGCTGTTCAGCACCCTCACAGTAACTCTATCGATGCCACTGCACAGAATGGATAAAGCCATCCATTCTGGTACTAAATACTCGAATCCACTTCATGTTTCTCGAGGCTGTGAATAGCTACGTTTGTTTTAATTTTGAGTTTGTTTATGCATATTATTATATGCATAAACAATGCTACGAGTCCAATATATATAATAGCGTTTACTTCTACTAACTAAAATATAAGTTAAACCAATCAATACCACTACAACGCTCAATAATGCTATAATTAATTGTAAATCTCTCTCAATCAAAAATTCTATACAATAACTTATAACATATGCTAATAGTAATATCATCGTAACAGCCAATGTACTGCATGTATTATAAATAACATTTAATTTCACATATTTTTTCCCAAAATCATTTGCTTGCACATCAGAATTTATATAATTAAATATTTTTTTACTTTCCTGCTTTTTTTTATCTATATCATCAGAAAAAGATTGATGATTATTTATTTTAGTAAAAATAGGAATAAAATCATCTATTTCTTGTTGATTAAAAACTTTTCCTTTCGAACATAATAAAAACTCTGTCGGCTTACCTGAATAAAATATAACTTTTTTTAAAATACTACTTATTTCATGTAGTATAAGTCCAACCAAATATGAAGCAACGAGAATCATAAAA encodes:
- a CDS encoding B12-binding domain-containing radical SAM protein codes for the protein MEKIDLLLINPPFHQRSGSGSIFPLGLGYIISAAQKNGYICKVIDCTKIISSFFEEDLKKLKTELNKELKEYMPLLVGIGPCITTQIKALKIITDCCKDNFDIDRIFAGGPLASIDNQEWFFFEYLGLNNIIKGDGEEAIVEAICNLKSGRSITVSNKITTKENIYFNEIENIDSLAFPERVSLAENIISRRRCKEDSDKITASMITSRGCLYKCKYCVSGNMKYKNFRKRSVKSIVDEMVYLETKLYVDDIIFYDDCFFSDIKNVNKHIVDFCNELENQHAKVTWQMEIRPDILIQLRDESIQLIKKYGCRQINIGIEKTSSEGLRYIGKNNFLKGLSEAIEHIKKISNIIVAGTFILGGEDENISDIMKIIDDSKKMHLDYAHYNPLFIYPGTPIYNSYFEDERAWVDYIVSDTLPWGEIVFENQFVNRDKLLQLVDLAYKNFYADSKYKNSAMVADRFNMKKGKDNENL